In one Dermatophilaceae bacterium Sec6.4 genomic region, the following are encoded:
- the guaB gene encoding IMP dehydrogenase: protein MVLAQSQDNSLPPIFGPLGLTYDDVLLLPNETDVIPSEVDTTSALTRGISLRVPLVSAAMDTVTESRMAIAMARQGGIGVLHRNLSIADQADQVDLVKRTQTGIIDRPVTIGADATLEELDEICGRYRVSGLPVVDSQNRLIGIITNRDLRFTPLAEWATTKVDDIMTRPPLVTGPTDIARDAAADLLRAHKRERLPLVDSDGRLTGLITVKDFVKSEQFPLASNDEHGRLLVAAAIGYFGDAWERATTLVEAGVDVLVPDVANGHARLMLDMIRKLKSDPATRHVQILGGNVATYEGAKALVDAGVDGVKVGVGPGSICTTRVVAGVGVPQITAVYDAARAARPAGVPVIADGGLQHSGDIAKALVAGASAVMVGSLLAGCEESPGELQLVNGKQFKTYRGMGSLGAMASRGKKSFSKDRYFQADVTSDDEIVPEGIEGRVAYRGPLGAVTRQLVGGLHQSMFYVGARTIPQLQERGRFVRITAAGLKESHPHDIQGIVEAPNYTTR, encoded by the coding sequence ATGGTGCTGGCGCAATCGCAGGACAATTCGCTTCCGCCGATCTTCGGTCCGCTCGGCCTTACGTATGACGACGTGCTGCTGTTGCCGAACGAGACCGACGTCATTCCGAGCGAGGTCGACACGACCAGTGCGCTCACCAGGGGGATCAGCCTGAGGGTGCCGCTGGTGTCTGCGGCGATGGACACGGTCACCGAGTCCAGGATGGCCATCGCGATGGCGCGGCAGGGCGGCATCGGGGTGCTGCACCGTAATCTCTCGATCGCCGATCAGGCCGATCAGGTCGACCTCGTCAAACGCACCCAGACCGGGATCATCGACCGGCCGGTGACGATCGGCGCCGACGCCACCCTGGAGGAATTGGACGAGATCTGCGGTCGGTACCGCGTCTCAGGGCTGCCGGTCGTGGATTCGCAGAACCGGTTGATCGGCATCATCACCAACAGGGACCTGCGGTTCACCCCGCTGGCGGAGTGGGCGACCACGAAGGTCGACGACATCATGACCCGGCCGCCGTTGGTGACCGGCCCGACCGACATCGCCCGTGACGCCGCGGCCGATCTGCTGCGAGCGCACAAGCGGGAGCGGTTGCCCCTGGTCGACAGTGACGGCCGACTGACCGGGTTGATCACGGTCAAGGATTTCGTGAAGTCCGAGCAGTTCCCGCTGGCGTCCAACGACGAGCACGGTCGGTTGCTGGTGGCCGCGGCTATCGGGTACTTCGGGGACGCGTGGGAGCGGGCGACGACGTTGGTCGAGGCCGGCGTCGACGTGCTCGTCCCTGATGTGGCCAACGGCCATGCCCGGTTGATGCTGGACATGATCCGCAAGCTGAAATCGGACCCGGCTACCCGTCACGTGCAGATCCTGGGTGGCAACGTCGCGACGTACGAGGGCGCCAAAGCCCTGGTGGACGCAGGAGTGGACGGCGTCAAGGTGGGTGTCGGCCCAGGTTCGATCTGCACCACGCGGGTCGTCGCCGGTGTCGGCGTACCCCAGATCACTGCGGTGTACGACGCAGCGCGTGCCGCACGGCCGGCGGGCGTTCCGGTCATCGCCGACGGCGGCCTGCAGCATTCCGGCGATATCGCCAAGGCGCTGGTGGCGGGTGCGAGCGCGGTCATGGTGGGTTCGCTGCTGGCCGGGTGCGAGGAGAGTCCCGGGGAGTTGCAGCTGGTCAACGGCAAGCAGTTCAAGACCTACCGGGGGATGGGCTCACTGGGCGCGATGGCCTCGCGCGGTAAGAAGTCGTTCTCCAAGGACCGCTACTTCCAGGCCGACGTGACCAGCGACGACGAGATCGTGCCGGAGGGTATCGAGGGCCGAGTCGCCTACCGCGGGCCGTTGGGCGCCGTCACCCGTCAGCTCGTCGGTGGCCTGCACCAGTCGATGTTCTACGTGGGCGCTCGCACCATCCCTCAGTTGCAGGAGCGGGGTCGTTTCGTCCGAATAACAGCTGCCGGGCTGAAGGAAAGTCACCCACACGACATCCAGGGAATCGTCGAGGCGCCGAACTACACAACCCGCTGA
- the shbA gene encoding RNA polymerase sigma factor ShbA, translated as MSFGEVHAAPRRRWVPESVTGAALEREGSGGVTKPTVPSMEPADAQISLREMVSRFCSGDADVTDSLMAAVHQIALRYARGRLGRHSAATDAAADAAQEVCVAVLTALPRYVDRGLPFEAFVYRIAANKVADVQRSVMRGPQPVADIPESVDKAPGPEAAALAGEQADRVWALLGRLSAQHREILTLRVAVGMSAEETARALGMTSGAVRVAQHRALTRLRAMLDPSGDPS; from the coding sequence ATGAGTTTCGGTGAAGTACACGCGGCGCCGCGCCGACGATGGGTGCCCGAATCCGTCACCGGTGCTGCCCTGGAGCGCGAAGGCAGCGGTGGCGTAACGAAACCGACGGTTCCTTCGATGGAACCGGCAGACGCGCAGATTTCCCTGCGCGAGATGGTGAGCAGATTCTGCAGTGGGGATGCAGATGTCACCGATTCGTTGATGGCAGCCGTCCACCAGATTGCTCTGCGCTATGCGCGCGGTCGCCTGGGGCGGCACTCGGCTGCCACTGATGCCGCTGCAGATGCAGCGCAGGAGGTGTGTGTGGCCGTGCTGACCGCGCTACCTCGTTATGTCGACCGCGGGCTGCCCTTCGAAGCCTTCGTCTATCGGATTGCCGCGAACAAGGTCGCCGACGTCCAACGATCGGTGATGCGTGGACCTCAGCCGGTCGCCGATATTCCGGAGTCCGTCGACAAGGCTCCGGGACCTGAAGCGGCTGCCTTGGCGGGCGAGCAGGCCGATCGGGTATGGGCACTGCTGGGCCGTCTGTCAGCACAGCACCGTGAAATCCTGACCTTGCGCGTTGCCGTCGGGATGAGCGCTGAGGAGACCGCGCGCGCTCTGGGGATGACTTCCGGTGCCGTGCGCGTGGCGCAACATCGTGCGTTGACGCGACTTCGCGCGATGTTGGATCCGAGCGGAGACCCGTCATGA
- a CDS encoding RNA-binding S4 domain-containing protein — MAGMTTSPEPIAIRDDAIRLGQLLKLAGVVEDGGQAREVIQGGEVLVNGEVETRRAANIPVGAVVRLGDQEMQVVRATTA; from the coding sequence ATGGCCGGTATGACAACCTCCCCTGAGCCGATAGCCATCCGTGATGACGCCATCCGGCTGGGGCAACTGCTCAAACTTGCGGGCGTCGTCGAGGACGGCGGGCAGGCACGCGAAGTGATCCAGGGCGGCGAAGTCCTGGTCAACGGCGAGGTCGAGACGCGTCGGGCGGCAAACATCCCGGTGGGCGCGGTCGTGCGTCTGGGCGATCAGGAGATGCAGGTTGTCCGCGCCACGACGGCCTGA
- the groL gene encoding chaperonin GroEL (60 kDa chaperone family; promotes refolding of misfolded polypeptides especially under stressful conditions; forms two stacked rings of heptamers to form a barrel-shaped 14mer; ends can be capped by GroES; misfolded proteins enter the barrel where they are refolded when GroES binds): protein MSKTLEFNDSARKSLERGVDALANAVKVTLGPKGRNVVIDKKWGAPTITNDGVTIAREVELEDPYENLGAQLAKEVATKTNDVAGDGTTTATVLAQAMVKEGLRNVAAGAAPSALKRGMDQAVSAINDRLLETARELDGKDEIAQVATLSAQDSTVGELIAEAFDKVGKDGVITVEESSTAITELDFTEGMQFDKGYISPYFVSDPERMEAVLEDAYVLINQGKISSVSDILPLLEKVVQAGKPLLIIAEDIDGEALSTLVVNKIRGTFNVVAVKAPGFGDRRKAMLQDIAILTGGQVVAEEIGLKLDQVGLEVLGQARRTVVTKDNTTIIEGQGDSADVDGRVNELKAEIERSDSDWDREKLQERLAKLAGGVCVIKVGAHTEVELKEKKHRIEDAISATRAAIEEGIVAGGGSALIHASAVLADLTLEGDEATGAAIIGKAVAEPLRWIAENAGLEGYVAVSKVRDLEPGNGLNAATGEYGNLIKAGVIDPVKVTRSALRNAASIASMVLTTDTLVVEKKEEEEPAAGGHGHSH from the coding sequence ATGTCCAAGACGCTGGAGTTCAACGACTCAGCCCGCAAGTCCCTGGAGCGCGGCGTTGACGCGCTCGCCAACGCCGTCAAGGTGACGCTCGGCCCGAAGGGTCGCAACGTCGTCATCGACAAGAAGTGGGGTGCGCCGACCATCACGAACGATGGTGTGACGATCGCCCGCGAGGTCGAGCTGGAGGACCCGTACGAGAACCTCGGCGCGCAGCTGGCCAAAGAGGTCGCCACCAAGACCAACGACGTCGCCGGTGACGGCACCACCACCGCCACGGTGCTCGCTCAGGCCATGGTCAAGGAAGGCCTGCGCAACGTCGCAGCCGGAGCCGCCCCGTCCGCTCTGAAGCGCGGTATGGACCAGGCCGTCAGTGCTATCAACGACCGCCTGCTCGAAACCGCCCGTGAACTGGACGGCAAGGACGAGATCGCCCAGGTCGCCACCTTGTCCGCACAGGACAGCACCGTCGGTGAACTGATCGCTGAAGCCTTCGACAAGGTCGGCAAGGACGGTGTCATCACCGTCGAGGAGTCCTCGACGGCGATCACCGAGCTGGACTTCACCGAGGGCATGCAGTTCGACAAGGGCTACATCAGCCCCTACTTCGTGTCCGACCCCGAGCGGATGGAAGCCGTCCTGGAGGACGCGTACGTCCTGATCAACCAGGGCAAGATCTCCTCGGTCTCAGACATCCTCCCGCTGCTGGAGAAGGTCGTCCAGGCCGGTAAGCCGCTGTTGATCATCGCCGAGGACATCGACGGTGAAGCGCTCTCGACCCTGGTGGTCAACAAGATCCGCGGCACGTTCAACGTCGTCGCCGTCAAGGCCCCCGGTTTCGGGGACCGTCGCAAGGCGATGCTGCAGGACATTGCGATCCTCACCGGTGGCCAGGTTGTCGCCGAAGAGATCGGTCTGAAGCTGGACCAGGTCGGCCTGGAGGTGCTGGGCCAGGCCCGTCGCACCGTGGTCACCAAGGACAACACGACGATCATCGAGGGTCAGGGCGACTCCGCTGACGTCGACGGCCGCGTCAACGAGCTCAAGGCCGAGATCGAGCGCAGCGACTCCGACTGGGACCGCGAGAAGTTGCAGGAGCGTCTCGCCAAGCTCGCCGGCGGCGTCTGCGTCATCAAGGTCGGCGCGCACACCGAGGTGGAGCTGAAGGAGAAGAAGCACCGCATCGAGGACGCGATTTCGGCGACCCGCGCTGCTATCGAAGAGGGCATCGTCGCCGGTGGTGGATCAGCATTGATCCACGCGTCAGCGGTGCTGGCCGACCTCACGCTGGAGGGTGACGAGGCCACCGGTGCAGCGATCATCGGCAAGGCAGTCGCCGAGCCGCTGCGTTGGATTGCTGAGAACGCCGGCCTCGAAGGCTACGTCGCGGTGTCCAAGGTCCGTGACCTCGAGCCGGGCAACGGCCTCAACGCCGCGACCGGTGAATACGGCAACCTGATCAAGGCCGGCGTCATCGACCCGGTCAAGGTCACCCGGTCCGCGCTGCGTAACGCCGCGTCGATCGCGTCGATGGTCCTGACCACCGACACGCTCGTGGTGGAGAAGAAGGAAGAAGAGGAGCCGGCTGCCGGTGGCCACGGCCACTCGCACTGA
- the groES gene encoding co-chaperone GroES, with translation MSVNIMPLEDRVVVKSIEAEQTTASGLVIPDTAKEKPQEGEVLAVGPGRIDDNGNRVPLDVSVGDKVIYSKYGGTEVKYSGEELLILSARDILAVVK, from the coding sequence GTGTCGGTCAACATCATGCCGCTCGAAGACCGCGTCGTCGTCAAGTCGATCGAAGCCGAGCAGACCACCGCTTCCGGTCTGGTCATCCCGGACACCGCCAAGGAAAAGCCCCAGGAGGGCGAGGTTCTGGCCGTCGGCCCCGGTCGTATCGACGACAACGGCAACCGCGTTCCGCTGGACGTCTCCGTCGGCGACAAGGTCATCTACAGCAAGTACGGCGGCACCGAGGTGAAGTACTCCGGCGAGGAGCTGCTCATCCTCTCGGCTCGCGACATTCTCGCGGTCGTCAAGTAA
- a CDS encoding class I SAM-dependent methyltransferase, which yields MDADLVHRLASGEGWGLLQSLPPYDASQAMSLATRLRGEGFAPELIAAALTQSELRARAEVKFGPAAADMLFTRDGLEQATRRPVAERHAGRFLDAGARTVYDLGCGIGADAMALAAAGIHLQAVDSDEATAAIAAVNLRHWSHAQAHHGRAEDVAIATGDAARHCGVWLDPARRLPGVADAQGHSRRLFRLADISPSWDSVRSYLTRTPAGGAKLSPAFPHSQIPLGMEAQWSSVDGEVLECTLWAGDTVQNAGRTALVMRAGRASLVTQQDAAGAAPLPAQLHRLGPYLYEPDRAVIRAGLVGALINTADGRELSPGVGYVTGLADVHVPWARKYAISDAVPYNVKALRAMLRDRRTGTLTIKKRGVSVDAELLRRQLRLTGDQETTIVITRIGGAQVVLVVVPL from the coding sequence ATGGATGCGGACCTCGTGCACCGACTGGCTTCCGGTGAAGGATGGGGACTGCTGCAGTCGCTGCCGCCGTACGACGCGAGCCAGGCGATGTCCCTCGCGACCAGGCTGCGCGGGGAGGGATTCGCCCCAGAACTGATAGCGGCCGCCCTCACCCAGTCCGAGCTGCGCGCTCGCGCAGAGGTCAAGTTCGGCCCAGCTGCCGCAGACATGCTCTTCACCCGCGACGGCCTGGAGCAGGCCACCCGCCGACCTGTCGCCGAGCGGCACGCGGGGCGCTTCCTGGATGCCGGTGCGCGCACTGTCTACGACCTCGGTTGCGGCATCGGCGCCGATGCCATGGCGCTGGCAGCTGCGGGCATCCACCTGCAGGCCGTCGATTCGGATGAGGCCACCGCCGCCATCGCGGCGGTCAACCTGCGGCACTGGTCACACGCCCAGGCACATCACGGACGCGCCGAAGATGTCGCCATCGCGACCGGCGACGCCGCGCGTCACTGCGGGGTATGGCTGGACCCCGCGCGCCGGTTGCCCGGTGTCGCCGACGCGCAGGGCCACAGCAGGCGGCTTTTCAGGCTGGCCGACATCAGCCCGTCCTGGGATTCGGTGCGCAGCTACCTCACCCGCACCCCGGCCGGTGGCGCCAAACTCAGCCCGGCCTTCCCGCACTCCCAGATACCGCTCGGCATGGAGGCGCAGTGGTCCTCGGTCGACGGGGAGGTGCTGGAGTGCACCCTGTGGGCCGGCGACACCGTGCAGAACGCCGGGCGTACGGCGCTGGTCATGCGGGCCGGACGAGCCAGCCTGGTGACACAGCAGGACGCGGCGGGCGCTGCGCCGTTACCGGCCCAGCTGCACCGGCTGGGCCCCTACCTCTACGAGCCGGACCGTGCGGTCATCCGAGCCGGCCTGGTCGGCGCGCTCATCAATACCGCCGACGGCAGGGAGCTGTCCCCTGGTGTCGGTTATGTGACCGGCCTGGCCGACGTACACGTGCCGTGGGCCCGCAAATATGCCATCAGCGACGCCGTGCCCTACAACGTCAAAGCCCTCCGCGCGATGTTGCGGGACCGTCGGACCGGCACCCTGACCATCAAAAAGCGTGGAGTGTCCGTGGATGCGGAGCTGCTGCGTCGACAATTGAGACTCACCGGCGACCAGGAGACGACCATCGTGATTACCCGCATCGGCGGCGCCCAGGTGGTGCTCGTGGTGGTGCCGCTGTGA
- a CDS encoding glycoside hydrolase family 3 N-terminal domain-containing protein — MTPAQRAGQLIMVGMTQGGADDIAAVRASLRDHYVGSAYYAGGWEGAAAVQAAADSLQGQTRQAGSPGLLLAADQEGGQVRQLRGNGFTSTVSAVRQGQLTPSARRAYAASMGRQLRAAGLNVDLAPVADTVPAALGKDNGPIGAFDREYGNDPTKVAAAVSDVVHGFDSSGLAATLKHFPGIGRIAKNTDYSSSGITDSTTGPDDPYLTPFGAGIRAGAGLVMISSARYPKLDPKHPATFSAPIITGLLRQKMGFKGVVISDDLNTPALASTPVQERAVRFVGAGGDLLLTATDRLVPGLTRGLLARMASDPAFARVVAGAVQRVMTLKASLGLVRCG, encoded by the coding sequence ATGACACCTGCCCAACGCGCAGGCCAACTGATCATGGTCGGGATGACTCAGGGCGGCGCCGATGACATCGCCGCGGTGCGGGCTTCCCTCCGGGACCACTATGTCGGCTCCGCCTACTACGCGGGCGGCTGGGAGGGGGCAGCCGCCGTGCAGGCGGCCGCCGATTCCCTGCAGGGGCAGACCCGACAGGCAGGCTCCCCCGGCCTGCTGCTGGCAGCAGATCAGGAAGGCGGGCAGGTCCGGCAGCTACGCGGCAACGGGTTCACCTCGACCGTTTCCGCAGTCCGGCAGGGTCAGCTGACACCGAGCGCCCGCAGGGCCTACGCCGCGTCGATGGGCAGGCAACTGCGAGCTGCCGGCCTGAATGTCGATCTCGCGCCGGTTGCTGACACCGTGCCCGCTGCCCTCGGCAAAGACAACGGACCGATCGGCGCATTCGATCGCGAGTACGGCAACGACCCGACGAAGGTCGCTGCCGCGGTGTCGGACGTGGTTCACGGCTTCGACTCGTCCGGCCTCGCAGCCACGCTCAAACACTTCCCCGGAATCGGTCGCATCGCCAAGAACACCGACTACAGCTCCAGCGGAATCACCGACTCGACGACCGGTCCCGACGATCCGTACCTGACTCCTTTCGGTGCGGGCATCCGCGCGGGCGCCGGGCTCGTCATGATCTCCTCGGCGCGCTATCCGAAGCTGGACCCGAAGCATCCGGCGACCTTCTCTGCGCCCATCATCACGGGTCTGCTGCGCCAGAAGATGGGCTTCAAGGGTGTGGTCATCTCCGATGACCTGAACACCCCGGCGCTGGCCTCGACGCCTGTGCAAGAACGCGCGGTGCGCTTCGTCGGGGCCGGGGGCGACCTGCTGCTGACGGCGACCGACAGACTCGTACCGGGCCTGACCCGCGGGCTGCTCGCCCGGATGGCTTCCGACCCGGCCTTCGCGAGGGTCGTCGCGGGCGCCGTGCAACGGGTGATGACGCTCAAGGCGAGTCTCGGATTGGTGCGCTGCGGCTGA
- a CDS encoding MFS transporter: MLASLFCTYLGSSITATASTIFLVQRFGVGASSGLALVLQLLPNLLLGPVAGEMVARVNPKLAAMTGSIGVGVAVLGYLLVTQSWQAQLVSLLVGLAGVIGTPARMSLRASVLTPDRLRSSTGAIVAAERLGLVLGPLIATTIAVMIGVQAAFVLEFFLALVAVVTLLGLQPRASDRGTPTAGGLRGVYRRAWQLMTRDRVIWEYSLSGFIYLIGVGIRRLLFPAALIVTLASSENRLGILVGAMAVGGIVGGLIAPRVDIEHIDRQFVLQTCVEMLVWVALGFVSSLSLYLPLLVIAGVLEGFTTTLYFIRVQDRLRPKEIGRYFSLMSPMSDASIVIGVLIASWLGLHALADYGFWIIGALIGAPLLVCPVIVRNALTTTKARPRGRG, from the coding sequence ATGCTTGCCAGTCTGTTCTGCACCTATCTGGGTTCCTCGATCACGGCGACTGCGAGCACGATCTTCCTGGTGCAGCGTTTCGGCGTCGGCGCATCCTCAGGTCTCGCGCTCGTTCTGCAACTTCTGCCGAATCTGCTGCTGGGCCCCGTTGCCGGCGAGATGGTCGCTCGGGTCAATCCCAAACTGGCTGCGATGACGGGATCCATCGGGGTCGGCGTCGCCGTCCTGGGATACCTCCTGGTCACCCAGTCGTGGCAGGCGCAACTCGTATCTCTGCTCGTCGGGCTTGCCGGTGTGATCGGCACGCCAGCACGTATGTCGCTGCGCGCATCGGTCTTGACCCCTGACCGGCTGCGGTCCTCGACCGGTGCCATCGTTGCTGCAGAGCGCCTCGGGCTGGTGCTGGGCCCTCTCATCGCGACCACCATCGCAGTCATGATCGGCGTGCAGGCGGCATTCGTCCTGGAGTTCTTCCTCGCGCTGGTCGCCGTTGTGACTCTGCTGGGTCTGCAGCCACGCGCATCCGACCGTGGCACACCCACTGCGGGCGGGTTGCGCGGGGTGTACCGACGGGCCTGGCAGTTGATGACCCGTGACCGGGTGATCTGGGAATACAGCCTCTCCGGCTTCATCTATCTGATCGGTGTCGGGATCCGCCGGTTATTGTTCCCGGCCGCGTTGATCGTCACTCTGGCCAGCAGCGAAAACCGGCTGGGCATCCTGGTCGGTGCCATGGCAGTGGGTGGAATCGTGGGTGGTCTCATCGCACCGCGGGTCGACATCGAGCACATCGACCGGCAATTCGTCCTGCAAACCTGCGTAGAGATGCTCGTCTGGGTGGCGCTGGGTTTCGTGAGTTCCCTGTCGCTGTACCTCCCACTGCTGGTGATCGCCGGTGTGCTCGAGGGCTTCACCACGACGCTCTACTTCATCCGGGTGCAGGACAGGCTGCGCCCCAAGGAGATCGGCCGCTACTTCTCGCTGATGAGTCCGATGTCGGATGCCTCGATCGTCATCGGCGTGCTCATCGCCTCCTGGCTCGGATTGCACGCCCTCGCCGATTACGGATTCTGGATCATCGGGGCCCTCATCGGCGCACCACTGCTGGTCTGCCCGGTCATCGTCCGCAACGCCCTCACGACCACCAAGGCGCGCCCTCGCGGTCGCGGCTGA
- the tsaD gene encoding tRNA (adenosine(37)-N6)-threonylcarbamoyltransferase complex transferase subunit TsaD, which translates to MSTEDPLVLGVESSCDETGVAFVRGTTLIGDALASSVEQHARFGGVVPEVASRAHLEAMLPTLQRACTEAGVSLAQVDAVAVTSGPGLAGALMVGVGAAKAIAWALGKPLYGVNHLCAHVCADVLDHGPLPEPTVALLVSGGHTNLLLVRDIASDVQSLGATMDDAAGEAFDKVARLLGLPYPGGPSIDAIARDGDPKAIAFPRGLSANKDLAQHRFDFSFSGLKSAVVRWVQECERAGRVIPVADVAASFNEAVADVLTRKAIDACREYGIDDLQIGGGVTANSRLRALAQQRCADAGIALRVPRVRLCTDNGAMVAALGAQMVARGLPPSSLDLPPDSSMPVELVQAR; encoded by the coding sequence ATGTCGACTGAGGATCCACTGGTGCTCGGGGTGGAGAGCTCGTGCGATGAGACCGGTGTTGCATTCGTGCGGGGTACGACGTTGATCGGCGATGCCCTCGCCAGCAGCGTGGAGCAGCACGCCCGTTTCGGCGGGGTGGTGCCGGAGGTTGCCAGCCGGGCCCACCTGGAGGCCATGCTTCCGACCCTGCAACGGGCCTGTACGGAAGCCGGGGTCTCGTTGGCGCAGGTGGACGCCGTTGCCGTGACGTCCGGTCCCGGTCTCGCTGGCGCCTTGATGGTGGGTGTCGGCGCAGCCAAGGCCATTGCATGGGCGCTCGGTAAACCGCTGTACGGCGTGAACCACCTGTGCGCCCACGTCTGCGCCGACGTGCTCGACCACGGTCCGCTTCCTGAGCCGACAGTGGCCCTGCTGGTGTCGGGCGGGCACACCAACCTGCTGCTCGTGCGCGATATCGCCAGCGACGTGCAGTCCCTCGGCGCGACAATGGATGACGCGGCGGGTGAGGCGTTCGACAAGGTGGCCCGGCTGTTGGGCCTGCCGTACCCGGGTGGCCCGAGTATCGATGCGATCGCCCGGGACGGCGACCCGAAGGCAATTGCGTTCCCGAGGGGGCTGAGCGCGAACAAGGACCTGGCCCAGCACCGTTTCGACTTCTCCTTCTCCGGCCTGAAGAGTGCGGTGGTGCGCTGGGTGCAGGAATGCGAGCGTGCGGGCCGGGTGATTCCGGTGGCCGATGTCGCGGCGAGTTTCAACGAAGCCGTGGCGGACGTTCTGACCCGCAAAGCCATCGACGCGTGCCGCGAATACGGCATCGACGACCTGCAGATCGGCGGGGGTGTGACGGCCAACAGCAGGCTGCGGGCTCTTGCCCAGCAGCGGTGCGCTGACGCGGGTATCGCGTTGCGGGTCCCACGGGTGCGACTGTGCACCGATAACGGCGCGATGGTCGCAGCGCTCGGCGCGCAGATGGTCGCTCGCGGACTACCGCCGAGTTCCTTGGACCTACCGCCGGATTCCTCGATGCCCGTCGAGCTGGTGCAGGCCCGCTGA